The Oryzihumus leptocrescens sequence CGGCGAAGGCGATGGACAGGGTCTCGCCCTTGGCGTGCTCGCCGAGCAGGAAGACGGCGGGGTACTTCATCGTCACCTTGGAGCCGATGTTGCCGTCGACCCACTCCATCGTGGCGCCCTCGGCGCAGGTCGCGCGCTTGGTGACGAGGTTGTAGACGTTGTTCGACCAGTTCTGGATGGTCGTGTAGCGCACGCGGGCGTTCTTCTTCACGACGATCTCGACGACGGCCGAGTGCAGCGAGTCCGACTTGTAGATCGGCGCGGTGCAGCCCTCGACGTAGTGCACGTAGGAGCCCTCGTCGGCGATGATCAGCGTCCGCTCGAACTGGCCCATGTTCTCGGTGTTGATCCGGAAGTAGGCCTGCAGCGGGATGTCCACGTGGACGCCCGGCGGGACGTAGATGAACGAGCCACCGGACCACACGGCGGTGTTGAGCGCGGCGAACTTGTTGTCACCGGCGGGGATCACCGAGGCGAAGTACTCGCGGAACAGGTCCTCGTGCTCGCGCAGGCCGGTGTCGGTGTCGACGAAGATGACGCCCTTCTCCTCCAGGTCCTCGCGGATCTGGTGGTAGACGACCTCGGACTCGTACTGCGCGGCGACACCGGCGATGAGGCGCTGCTTCTCCGCCTCCGGGATGCCGAGCTTGTCGTAGGTGTTCTTGATGTCCTCGGGCAGCTCGTCCCAGGAGGTCGCCTGCTTCTCGGTCGACTTCACGAAGTACTTGATGTTCTGGAAGTCGATGCCGGTCAGGTCCGAGCCCCAGCTCGGCATGGGCTTCTTGTCGAACAGCCGCAGCGACTTCTCGCGCAGCTTGAGCATCCACTCGGGCTCGTTCTTGCGCCCGGAGATGTCGCGCACGACCTCCTCGTTGAGGCCGCGGCGCGCGCTCGCACCGGCGGTGTCGGAGTCGGCCCAGCCGTACTCGTAACGGCCGAGGTCCTTCAGACCGGGGTTGAGCTCTTCAATGTGGGTGCTCATCGAGAGGCCCTTTCATCAGAGGTGGGCGGGGTCGGCCCCGAGGGACCGGAGGTCGTGCTGGTCAGGGGGATGAACGTCGTGCACACGTGCTCGCCGTGGGCCAGGGTGGCCAGCCGCTGCACGTGCACCCCGAGCAGGCGCGAGAACGCGTCGGTCTCGGCGTCGCAGAAGGCGGGGAACTCGGCGGCGACGTGCTGGACGGGGCAGTGCCCCTGGCACAGCTGCACGCCGGCGAGGGGGCTGCCCTGGCCGACCGGCCGGGTCGAGGCAGCGTAGCCGTCGGCGGTCAGCGCCTCGGCCAGGGCCTCCGCCCGGGCGGTGCGGTCCTCGCCCGCGGCGGCGAGCTGGTCGGCATACCGCTGCTCGAGGTGGTCGATCCGCTCGCGCGCGAACGCGGTGACCGCGTCCTCCCCCACCCGGTCGGCGAGGAAGCGCAGGGCGGAGGTGGCCACGTCGTCGTAGTCGTCCTGGAGGGCGTGGTGGCCCGCCTCGGACAGCACGTAGGAGCGGGCGGGGCGTCCGCGGCCGCGGCCCTTGCCGGCGGCGGCCGGCTCGCGCTCGGCGACCATCCCCTGCTCGGCGAGGGCGTCGAGATGGCGCCGCACCGCGGCGGGCGTCAGGCCGAGCTGCTCGGCGAGCGCCGCGGCGGTCACCGGCCCGTGCTCGGACACGGCCCGGCGGACGCGGTCGCGCGTGCGCGCCTCGAGGCGGTGGGACGGGGTGGTCCCACACGCCTGGTCCGCTCGGGCGATAAACACAACATCATTGTGACGTAATTCGGGGCGGGACTACTAGTCAGGCTCACCTAACCGGGGCCGGAGAGGGGGTGAGCCGGGTCACCCGGGCGCGCGACCTACACTCGCCCACGTGACCGAAGCCGTGACCGTCCGCGACCTGGTCCGGCAGTTCGGACCCCGCCGCGCCGTCGACGGTATGTCGTGGCGCGCCGCGAGCGGGCAGGTCACCGCCGTGCTCGGCCCCAACGGGGCCGGCAAGACCACGACCATCGAGTGCGCCGAGGGACTGCAGCGGCCCGACGGCGGCGAGGTCCGCGTCCTGGGGACCGACCCGTGGTCCGCCCCCGCCGGCCACCGCTCCCGCGTCGGGGTGATGCTCCAGGACGGCGGTCTGCCGGGCGGCACGAAGCCGCTGCGCCTGCTGCG is a genomic window containing:
- the sufB gene encoding Fe-S cluster assembly protein SufB yields the protein MSTHIEELNPGLKDLGRYEYGWADSDTAGASARRGLNEEVVRDISGRKNEPEWMLKLREKSLRLFDKKPMPSWGSDLTGIDFQNIKYFVKSTEKQATSWDELPEDIKNTYDKLGIPEAEKQRLIAGVAAQYESEVVYHQIREDLEEKGVIFVDTDTGLREHEDLFREYFASVIPAGDNKFAALNTAVWSGGSFIYVPPGVHVDIPLQAYFRINTENMGQFERTLIIADEGSYVHYVEGCTAPIYKSDSLHSAVVEIVVKKNARVRYTTIQNWSNNVYNLVTKRATCAEGATMEWVDGNIGSKVTMKYPAVFLLGEHAKGETLSIAFAGEGQHQDAGAKMVHAAPHTSSSIVSKSVARGGGRTSYRGLVQVMDGAHHSKSTVRCDALLVDTISRSDTYPYVDVREDDVQMGHEATVSKIGDDQLFYLMSRGLTEEEAMAMIVRGFIEPIARELPMEYALELNRLIELQMEGAVG
- a CDS encoding helix-turn-helix transcriptional regulator, translated to MARADQACGTTPSHRLEARTRDRVRRAVSEHGPVTAAALAEQLGLTPAAVRRHLDALAEQGMVAEREPAAAGKGRGRGRPARSYVLSEAGHHALQDDYDDVATSALRFLADRVGEDAVTAFARERIDHLEQRYADQLAAAGEDRTARAEALAEALTADGYAASTRPVGQGSPLAGVQLCQGHCPVQHVAAEFPAFCDAETDAFSRLLGVHVQRLATLAHGEHVCTTFIPLTSTTSGPSGPTPPTSDERASR